The Raphanus sativus cultivar WK10039 chromosome 2, ASM80110v3, whole genome shotgun sequence genome includes a region encoding these proteins:
- the LOC108855723 gene encoding protein SOB FIVE-LIKE 5 encodes MSGSSEWSSGCESGWTLYLDHSVSSSSSPSCFRDTNGFDNIRSKDSWSQNYVHQEEEDLSMISDASSGPRNIYEEGSVKNLNNAGPKIQSKREKDRRDYEKMNSLLDDTASSHMLQKSVGGGNKIEQTFPESTLDYSQGFSATHFQDKTALQERYGYLHTEILNNQLAFMDSSND; translated from the exons atgtcGGGTTCGTCGGAATGGAGTAGTGGATGCGAGTCAGGATGGACTCTGTACTTAGACCATTctgtatcttcttcttcaagtcctTCTTGTTTCCGAGACACCAATGGGTTTGATAACATAAGAAGCAAAGATTCATGGAGCCAAAATTATGtgcatcaagaagaagaagatttgtCAATGATTTCAGATGCATCTTCTGGTCCAAGGAATATTTATGAGGAAGGTTCTGTCAAAAACTTAAACAATGCTGGTCCTAAGATACAGAGCAAGAGAGAAAAGGACAGAAGAGATTATGAGAAAATGAACTCTCTGCTTGATGATACTGCTAGTTCTCAT ATGTTGCAGAAAAGTGTGGGTGGCGGTAATAAGATAGAGCAAACCTTTCCAGAAAGTACATTGGATTATTCGCAAGGCTTCTCGGCAACTCACTTTcag GACAAAACAGCATTACAAGAACGGTATGGCTATCTGCATACGGAAATTCTAAATAACCAGTTag CTTTTATGGATTCAAGTAATGATTAA